One segment of Salvia splendens isolate huo1 chromosome 20, SspV2, whole genome shotgun sequence DNA contains the following:
- the LOC121780635 gene encoding dof zinc finger protein DOF1.7-like, with amino-acid sequence MQNPYSQVQAQSQQPQFPEQEQLKCPRCDSPNTKFCYYNNYNLSQPRHFCRSCKRYWTKGGTLRNIPVGGGSRKTSKRSSSQTTSETTSKRPAVAAPPPPPKDGKSSDQDKAGEVFDTLPLRGENFTGQFDTLGFSSLLGSGVDHFDGFLDPNGPAHFDETGPGPDANPGLDVSGGGDGDGDGDGDGDEFLNLQGGGGGDWPDLAIYTPSSNFQ; translated from the coding sequence atgcaaaatccGTACTCACAGGTTCAGGCGCAATCGCAGCAGCCTCAATTCCCGGAGCAGGAGCAGCTGAAATGCCCTCGCTGCGACTCCCCCAACACCAAATTCTGCTACTACAACAACTACAATCTCTCCCAGCCTCGCCATTTCTGCCGCAGCTGCAAGCGCTACTGGACCAAAGGCGGCACCTTGCGGAACATCCCCGTCGGCGGCGGCTCCCGCAAAACCTCCAAGCGAAGCTCCTCCCAAACCACCTCCGAAACCACCTCCAAACGCCCCGCCGTAGCCGCACCCCCGCCTCCGCCCAAAGACGGAAAGAGCAGCGATCAGGACAAGGCCGGCGAGGTGTTCGACACATTGCCGCTGAGAGGAGAGAATTTCACTGGGCAGTTTGATACCTTGGGCTTCAGCTCCTTGCTGGGCTCAGGTGTGGACCACTTCGACGGTTTTCTGGACCCTAATGGGCCAGCCCATTTCGATGAAACGGGTCCGGGCCCAGATGCGAATCCGGGTTTGGACGTTTCCGGAGgcggtgatggtgatggtgatggtgatggtgatggtgatgaatTCTTGAATTTGcagggcggcggcggcggagattGGCCGGATCTTGCGATTTACACACCTAGCTCGAATTTTCAGTAG